One window of the Rosa rugosa chromosome 3, drRosRugo1.1, whole genome shotgun sequence genome contains the following:
- the LOC133735340 gene encoding BURP domain protein RD22 — protein MGFHLPHIFAFLTFTLVVSHAALSPQLYWNSVLPNTRMPKTLSELLQSDFSEEKSTSVGVGKGGVNVNAGKGKPAGTNVNVGKGGVHVNTGKGKPGGTNVNVGKGGVNVHAPKGKPGGGTNVNVGGKGGVGVQTGKPGKGTNVGVGKGGVHVSTGHKGKPVYVGVTPGKSPFVYNYAATETQLHEDPQIVLFFLEKDMHPGTKMNLRFTKSSDTATFLPRKTAESIPFSSNKLPEILDQFSVKPESAEADTIKQTIEECEKPGIRGEEKYCATSLESMIDFSTSKLGRNIQAVSTEVEKGTTMQKYTILPGVKKLAGDKSIACHKQNYVYAVFYCHATTTTRAYIVPLEGADGVNAKAVAVCHTDTSEWNPKHLAFQVLKVKPGTIPICHFLPSDHIVWVPNQKST, from the exons ATGGGGTTCCATCTCCCACACATCTTTGCTTTTCTCACT TTCACACTGGTGGTAAGCCATGCtgctctatcacctcaactttACTGGAATTCTGTCTTGCCAAACACACGGATGCCAAAAACTCTCAGTGAACTTCTGCAATCTG ACTTCAGCGAAGAAAAGAGCACCTCAGTTGGGGTAGGGAAGGGTGGTGTGAACGTTAACGCAGGTAAAGGAAAGCCCGCAGGCACCAACGTCAATGTTGGGAAGGGTGGTGTTCATGTTAACACTGGAAAAGGAAAGCCTGGAGGAACCAATGTGAATGTTGGAAAGGGTGGTGTGAATGTGCATGCTCCAAAAGGAAAGCCAGGGGGTGGTACCAATGTCAACGTAGGGGGAAAAGGTGGTGTTGGAGTGCAGACTGGAAAGCCCGGCAAGGGAACCAACGTGGGTGTTGGCAAAGGAGGAGTGCATGTAAGCACAGGTCACAAGGGAAAACCTGTATATGTTGGCGTAACACCAGGCAAAAGCCCATTTGTATACAACTATGCTGCTACTGAGACTCAACTTCATGAAGATCCACAGATCGTACTTTTCTTCTTGGAGAAGGACATGCATCCTGGCACAAAGATGAACTTGCGCTTCACTAAAAGTTCAGACACAGCAACTTTCCTTCCACGCAAAACTGCAGAGTCGATCCCTTTCTCATCTAATAAACTGCCCGAAATTTTGGACCAGTTTTCAGTGAAACCAGAATCTGCAGAAGCAGACACAATTAAGCAAACCATTGAAGAGTGTGAGAAACCAGGTATTAGAGGAGAGGAAAAATATTGTGCAACCTCTTTGGAGTCAATGATTGACTTCAGCACTTCCAAGCTTGGAAGGAACATTCAGGCAGTCTCAACAGAGGTTGAAAAGGGAACCACCATGCAGAAGTACACAATATTGCCTGGAGTGAAGAAGCTGGCAGGCGACAAATCCATTGCATGCCATAAGCAGAACTATGTGTATGCTGTCTTCTACTGCCATGCAACAACAACCACAAGAGCTTATATAGTGCCGCTGGAAGGTGCTGATGGAGTGAACGCTAAGGCAGTAGCAGTCTGCCACACAGACACCTCAGAATGGAACCCAAAGCATTTGGCCTTCCAAGTTCTCAAAGTTAAGCCAGGAACCATTCCCATCTGCCATTTTCTTCCCAGTGATCATATTGTCTGGGTTCCAAACCAGAAATCCACATAA